A genomic region of Lachnoclostridium edouardi contains the following coding sequences:
- a CDS encoding ComEC/Rec2 family competence protein: MKNWRRWAVNCLIGFMGAAILLGGGEKKEDASGTALLQGNMGLFQTADNGNEAEAENVQEEEKLLGGANLTLLANQSNSQMLSAVIQTKNGGLIVVDGGTPHDTDHLVETLKAKGGHVNAWLITHPHIDHVGALNTILAREEQGITIENVYYSLGPLSFYKKTSSASDVAVVENFMKNLEDKLPAEALHGDIKKDTQIQVDDVVITVLNEHFEFDTDAINNSSVCYMINVNGVYIDFLGDLGREGGEKLIKTWDTDLLKCDIIQMAHHGQDGVTEEVYKIFRPKICLWPTPQWLWDNDGGSGPGSGNFATETTKRWMNNLGVKKHYIMKDGDQVIE, encoded by the coding sequence ATGAAAAATTGGAGACGGTGGGCAGTAAACTGCCTGATAGGATTTATGGGGGCTGCAATTCTTCTGGGAGGCGGCGAAAAGAAGGAAGATGCATCTGGAACAGCGCTGCTTCAGGGGAATATGGGCCTGTTTCAGACAGCTGACAATGGAAATGAGGCGGAAGCTGAAAATGTCCAGGAAGAGGAAAAGCTGTTAGGCGGAGCGAATTTAACACTTTTAGCCAACCAAAGCAACAGCCAGATGCTTTCTGCAGTAATACAGACAAAAAACGGCGGGCTGATTGTAGTAGACGGAGGAACTCCCCACGACACAGATCATTTAGTGGAGACCTTAAAGGCCAAGGGCGGTCATGTCAACGCATGGCTGATTACCCATCCTCACATTGACCATGTAGGAGCCTTAAATACAATACTTGCCAGGGAGGAGCAGGGGATTACCATTGAAAACGTCTACTATTCCCTGGGACCTTTAAGCTTTTATAAAAAAACATCTTCAGCCTCAGATGTGGCGGTAGTGGAAAACTTTATGAAAAACCTGGAGGACAAGCTGCCTGCAGAAGCTCTTCACGGGGATATTAAAAAGGATACACAGATTCAGGTAGACGACGTAGTGATTACAGTCCTTAACGAGCACTTTGAGTTTGACACAGACGCTATCAACAATAGCTCTGTGTGCTACATGATTAATGTAAATGGGGTTTATATTGATTTTCTGGGAGATCTGGGCCGTGAAGGCGGGGAAAAGCTGATTAAAACATGGGATACAGATCTTTTGAAATGCGACATAATCCAGATGGCTCACCATGGCCAGGATGGAGTTACAGAGGAAGTATACAAAATATTCCGCCCTAAAATCTGTCTGTGGCCAACGCCTCAGTGGCTGTGGGATAACGACGGCGGCTCGGGTCCGGGAAGCGGCAATTTTGCCACAGAGACTACAAAGCGCTGGATGAATAATCTGGGAGTGAAAAAGCATTATATTATGAAGGACGGAGATCAGGTAATAGAGTAA
- a CDS encoding BCCT family transporter — MLRKQLDWITTVIPFISILILCALFILNPQASSNVLGNIRYLLGDRLGSYYLLIGLAVFICSLYMAFSRFGNIRLGNLEKPEYSSFKWGSMMFTAGLAADILFYSICEWMLYASEPRISDLGGMQDWSSVYPLFHWGPIPWSFYISLAVAFGFMLHVRKRKKQKYSEACRPLLGKHVDGILGKLIDLLAVFALLAGTATTFSLATPLLSMAVSRVFGFSTSNLLTIVILAVIGVTYTVTVYFGMKGISRLAASCTYLFFALLLYVFIGGGEAQYTVETGISALGSLTQNFIVMSTWTDALRTSSFPQTWTIFYWAYWMVWCVATPFFIGSISRGRTVRQTVLGGYFWGLSGTFTSFIVLGNYGLALEMKGRADLMGVYQATGDLYQTILTIFETLPFAQVALILLAVTMIAFYATSFDALALVASFYSYKELDSDQEPDKKVKLFWSVLLMLLPIALIFSENSMANLQTVSIIAAFPIGIVIFMILYSFFKDAAAYLNEMKK; from the coding sequence ATGTTAAGAAAACAACTAGATTGGATCACCACTGTAATACCATTTATAAGCATTTTAATATTGTGCGCCTTATTTATTCTGAATCCTCAGGCTTCTTCTAATGTTTTAGGAAATATCCGCTATTTGCTGGGAGACCGCCTGGGAAGCTATTATCTGCTTATAGGGCTGGCTGTATTTATATGCTCCCTTTATATGGCATTTTCCAGATTTGGAAATATTCGTCTGGGAAATTTGGAGAAGCCGGAATATTCTTCTTTTAAATGGGGCAGCATGATGTTTACTGCCGGTTTGGCAGCCGACATTTTATTTTACTCTATCTGCGAGTGGATGCTGTACGCCTCTGAGCCCCGCATTTCAGATTTGGGTGGGATGCAGGACTGGTCCTCTGTTTACCCTCTGTTTCACTGGGGTCCTATTCCCTGGAGCTTTTACATCAGTCTGGCAGTTGCCTTTGGCTTTATGCTTCATGTAAGGAAGAGAAAGAAGCAGAAATATTCTGAGGCCTGCCGTCCTCTTTTAGGAAAACATGTGGATGGTATATTGGGAAAGCTAATTGATCTGCTGGCTGTTTTTGCTCTTTTGGCTGGCACGGCCACCACCTTTTCTCTGGCAACCCCTCTTCTCTCCATGGCTGTCAGCCGGGTATTTGGTTTTTCCACCAGCAATCTTCTTACTATTGTTATTTTAGCGGTTATTGGAGTCACTTACACTGTTACTGTATATTTTGGAATGAAGGGGATTTCCAGGCTGGCCGCCTCCTGCACATATTTATTTTTTGCCCTGCTGCTTTATGTTTTTATAGGAGGGGGAGAGGCCCAATACACTGTTGAAACAGGTATTTCTGCTTTAGGCAGCCTGACCCAGAATTTTATTGTTATGTCTACATGGACAGATGCATTAAGAACCTCCTCCTTCCCTCAAACATGGACTATTTTCTATTGGGCTTATTGGATGGTATGGTGCGTGGCTACCCCGTTTTTCATAGGCTCCATCAGCCGCGGAAGAACTGTGCGCCAGACTGTGCTGGGGGGATATTTCTGGGGCTTATCAGGCACATTTACTTCCTTTATTGTGCTGGGCAATTATGGACTGGCTTTAGAAATGAAGGGAAGGGCAGATTTAATGGGGGTTTATCAGGCAACCGGCGATTTGTATCAGACCATTCTCACTATATTTGAGACCCTCCCATTTGCCCAGGTAGCCTTAATCCTGCTGGCTGTCACTATGATTGCCTTTTACGCCACCTCCTTTGACGCCCTGGCCTTAGTTGCCTCCTTCTATTCATACAAGGAATTAGATTCAGACCAGGAGCCGGACAAAAAGGTAAAGCTGTTCTGGTCTGTGCTTCTTATGCTGCTGCCTATTGCATTGATCTTTTCAGAAAATTCAATGGCTAATCTGCAGACAGTTTCTATTATTGCCGCCTTTCCTATTGGCATTGTTATATTTATGATCTTATACAGCTTTTTTAAAGACGCAGCAGCTTATTTAAATGAAATGAAAAAATAA
- a CDS encoding helix-turn-helix domain-containing protein: MNVREATGRRIQELCRNKQMTEYMLIYQSGMPPSTFKSIMNGKSRNPGIVNIKKIADGFGMSIREFYDSDMFDNLDQED, encoded by the coding sequence ATGAATGTACGAGAAGCTACAGGTAGACGGATTCAGGAACTTTGCAGAAATAAGCAGATGACAGAGTACATGCTTATTTATCAGTCGGGTATGCCGCCATCGACCTTTAAAAGTATTATGAATGGAAAAAGCAGAAATCCAGGAATAGTAAACATTAAGAAAATAGCTGATGGGTTTGGAATGTCCATCAGAGAGTTTTATGACTCAGATATGTTTGATAATTTAGATCAAGAAGATTAA
- a CDS encoding glycosyltransferase family 2 protein, which translates to MGKKVSVVVSVYNEEQALPEFYREAVKVLREITWEYELLFVNDGSQDESLQVMKDLAAEDSQVKIISFSRNFGHEAAMIAGIDYSSGDAVICMDADLQHPPECIPEILELMDNGTDIVNMVRTKNQSAGLLKNITSAGFYWFINKVSDVNFEANASDFFAVNHKVARVLKENYREKVRFLRGYVQNLGFRVHNLNYEAGARVAGQSKYSLKKLFYFAVNTILCFSNMPLKLGIYAGLGSGALGILMMIYTIFTWVRVGAPSGYATIVVLICFMFSVLFLIVGIIGEYIGILFSELKDRPIYIVDETENIDRR; encoded by the coding sequence ATGGGGAAAAAAGTTTCAGTAGTAGTGTCAGTGTACAATGAGGAACAGGCTCTGCCGGAATTTTACAGGGAGGCTGTAAAGGTTCTCAGAGAAATTACATGGGAATATGAGCTGCTTTTTGTCAACGATGGAAGTCAGGATGAAAGTCTTCAGGTTATGAAGGATCTGGCGGCAGAAGATAGTCAGGTGAAAATCATTTCCTTTTCCAGAAATTTTGGGCATGAGGCCGCCATGATTGCAGGGATTGATTACAGCAGCGGGGATGCAGTTATATGCATGGATGCAGATCTGCAGCATCCCCCGGAATGTATTCCGGAAATTTTAGAGCTAATGGACAATGGAACTGACATTGTAAATATGGTGAGAACGAAGAACCAATCTGCAGGGCTGTTGAAAAATATTACTTCAGCCGGCTTTTACTGGTTTATTAATAAAGTGTCAGATGTGAATTTTGAGGCCAACGCCTCTGACTTCTTTGCAGTAAATCACAAAGTAGCCCGGGTATTAAAGGAGAATTACAGGGAAAAGGTGCGCTTTCTCAGAGGTTATGTACAGAATTTGGGATTTCGCGTACACAATCTGAATTATGAGGCCGGAGCCAGGGTGGCGGGACAAAGTAAATACAGTTTAAAAAAGCTGTTTTATTTTGCAGTAAATACAATCCTGTGCTTTTCTAATATGCCTTTAAAGCTGGGAATCTATGCAGGCTTAGGCTCAGGGGCCTTAGGAATCCTGATGATGATTTATACAATTTTCACGTGGGTGCGCGTAGGAGCGCCCTCAGGGTATGCCACTATAGTAGTGCTGATATGCTTTATGTTCTCCGTGTTGTTTTTAATAGTAGGGATTATAGGAGAATATATTGGAATTCTATTCAGCGAGTTAAAGGATCGTCCGATCTACATTGTGGATGAGACAGAAAATATTGACAGAAGATAA
- a CDS encoding LicD family protein → MEESHGLEKVHQANLKILKEVDRICRKYKIKYLMDAGTLLGAVRHKGFIPWDDDVDIAFTRSNYKAFMKVVKRELPDTMELMDYKAFHRGKGFYDFTPRILYLPSKKHEDGPEMEYYDNKLTHLWVDIFILDELPDRDWEAGIVRFLHKAIYGMAMGHRYHLDMSRYRGAEKLMISCLSFVGKAVPMKWLNKFQEKLAVMWDGKKCRRFYYSNYQPDFLYVTVDRESVCKCTLLEFEGGYYMAPVGYHQVLKELYGDYMKLPPEEKRVPSHSSMQIKIYE, encoded by the coding sequence ATGGAAGAAAGTCACGGACTGGAAAAAGTACACCAGGCAAACCTGAAAATATTAAAAGAGGTAGACCGGATCTGCCGGAAATATAAAATCAAATATTTAATGGACGCCGGCACTCTTTTAGGAGCAGTAAGACATAAGGGATTTATTCCCTGGGATGATGATGTGGACATTGCCTTTACCAGGTCAAATTATAAGGCTTTTATGAAAGTGGTGAAAAGAGAGCTGCCGGATACTATGGAGCTGATGGATTATAAGGCATTTCACCGGGGAAAAGGGTTTTATGATTTTACCCCCAGAATTCTTTACCTGCCCAGCAAAAAGCATGAGGACGGGCCGGAAATGGAATATTACGACAACAAGCTGACCCATTTGTGGGTGGATATATTTATATTGGACGAGCTGCCGGACAGAGACTGGGAGGCGGGAATAGTCAGATTCCTCCACAAGGCCATATACGGTATGGCAATGGGCCACAGATACCATTTAGATATGTCCCGCTATCGCGGGGCTGAAAAGCTTATGATCAGCTGCCTTTCTTTTGTGGGAAAGGCGGTGCCTATGAAGTGGCTGAACAAATTTCAGGAAAAGCTGGCGGTTATGTGGGACGGAAAGAAGTGCCGCCGTTTCTATTACAGCAATTACCAGCCTGATTTTTTATATGTAACTGTGGACAGAGAAAGCGTATGCAAATGTACGCTGCTGGAATTTGAAGGCGGATATTACATGGCGCCTGTAGGTTATCATCAGGTGTTAAAGGAGCTTTATGGAGATTATATGAAGCTGCCTCCAGAGGAAAAAAGAGTGCCTTCCCACTCCAGTATGCAGATTAAAATTTACGAGTAA
- the rfbH gene encoding lipopolysaccharide biosynthesis protein RfbH: MFDNMTEQEARQQILEMVSQYCDTYHNKKKEFRPGDRISYASRVYDHEEMVNLVDSSLEFWLTSGRYTDEFEKGLSEYLGVKYCALVNSGSSANLVAFMTLTSPLLGDRQVKRGDEIITVAAGFPTTVTPVIQYGAVPVFVDVTIPQYNIDVTKLEEAYSLKTKAVMIAHTLGNPFDLKAVKEFCRKHNLWLVEDNCDALGSRYTIDGNTKFTGTIGDIGTSSFYPPHHMTMGEGGAVYTDNPLLNKIIRSFRDWGRDCVCPSGRDNLCGHRFDRQYGELPLGYDHKYVYSHFGYNLKATDMQAAVGCAQLKKFPSFVERRKHNFARLKAGLAGTEEKLILPEACENSDPSWFGFLITCKEGTDRNKAVQYIEENGIQTRMLFAGNLTKHPCFDQMRGSKEGYRICGDLKNTDRIMKDTFWVGVYPGMTDEMIDYMAETIKKAVLI, translated from the coding sequence ATGTTTGACAATATGACAGAGCAGGAGGCCAGACAGCAGATTTTAGAAATGGTTTCCCAGTACTGCGACACATACCACAACAAGAAAAAGGAGTTCCGGCCGGGAGACAGAATTTCCTATGCTTCCCGCGTATATGACCATGAGGAGATGGTAAATCTGGTGGACAGCTCCTTAGAATTCTGGCTGACCTCAGGCAGATATACAGATGAATTTGAAAAAGGTCTTTCAGAGTACCTGGGAGTGAAATACTGCGCCCTTGTTAATTCCGGCTCCTCAGCCAATCTGGTGGCCTTTATGACCTTGACCTCTCCTCTTTTAGGGGACAGACAGGTAAAAAGAGGGGACGAGATTATTACAGTGGCAGCCGGTTTCCCTACAACAGTTACTCCGGTGATTCAGTACGGGGCAGTGCCTGTATTTGTGGACGTAACGATTCCTCAGTACAATATTGACGTGACAAAGCTGGAGGAAGCATATTCTCTTAAGACAAAGGCAGTAATGATCGCCCACACCTTAGGAAATCCATTTGATTTAAAGGCAGTGAAGGAATTTTGCCGTAAACATAATTTATGGCTGGTGGAGGACAACTGCGACGCCTTGGGAAGCCGCTATACCATAGACGGAAATACTAAGTTTACAGGCACCATAGGCGATATAGGCACCTCCAGCTTTTATCCGCCTCACCACATGACAATGGGAGAGGGAGGAGCCGTTTATACAGACAATCCTCTGTTAAATAAAATTATCCGCTCCTTCAGAGACTGGGGCAGAGACTGCGTTTGTCCTTCTGGACGGGATAACCTTTGCGGCCACAGATTTGACAGACAGTACGGGGAGCTGCCTTTAGGATATGACCACAAATATGTGTACTCTCATTTTGGCTATAATTTAAAGGCTACTGATATGCAGGCTGCAGTAGGCTGCGCTCAGTTAAAGAAATTCCCTTCCTTTGTAGAAAGAAGAAAGCATAATTTTGCACGTCTGAAGGCAGGACTGGCAGGAACAGAAGAAAAGCTGATTTTGCCGGAGGCCTGTGAGAATTCAGACCCCAGCTGGTTTGGATTTTTAATTACCTGTAAGGAGGGCACAGACAGAAATAAAGCGGTTCAGTATATAGAAGAAAACGGAATTCAGACCCGTATGCTGTTTGCAGGAAATCTGACAAAGCATCCTTGCTTTGACCAGATGAGGGGAAGTAAGGAAGGATACAGAATCTGCGGAGACCTGAAAAATACAGACAGAATTATGAAAGATACTTTTTGGGTTGGGGTGTACCCTGGGATGACAGATGAGATGATTGATTATATGGCGGAAACCATTAAGAAGGCAGTGCTTATTTAA
- the rfbG gene encoding CDP-glucose 4,6-dehydratase, with translation MNLTELEKFYKGKSVLVTGHTGFKGSWLIRILTLSGAKVTGYSLNPPTDPSLFQIAGLEKTVNSVIGDIRDLEGLKKVFHQAKPEIVFHLAAQPIVRDSYKNPAYTYETNVMGTVNILECVRTADSVKSFLNVTTDKVYENKEWEYGYRENDPLDGYDPYSNSKSCSELITHSYQKSFFADGGCAISTSRAGNVIGGGDFANDRIIPDCIRAASRGKDIIVRNPFSTRPYQHVLEPLAMYLTIAMKQYEDKAYEGYYNVGPDDRDCITTGQLVDLFCSQWGENAKWINQYDGGPHEANFLKLDCSKVKKVFGWQPRYHVKEAVEKTVQWSKSWLAGEDMLAVTDRQIREFFS, from the coding sequence ATGAATTTAACAGAGCTGGAGAAATTTTATAAAGGTAAATCCGTTCTTGTAACAGGCCATACAGGCTTTAAGGGTTCCTGGCTGATTCGCATTTTAACGCTTTCTGGGGCAAAGGTAACAGGCTACAGCTTAAATCCACCTACAGATCCGTCCTTATTTCAGATTGCAGGGCTGGAGAAAACTGTAAACAGCGTAATAGGAGATATTAGAGATTTAGAGGGACTGAAAAAAGTATTTCATCAGGCAAAGCCTGAAATAGTGTTTCACCTGGCAGCCCAGCCTATTGTAAGAGATTCTTACAAAAATCCGGCGTACACATATGAGACAAATGTTATGGGTACGGTGAATATTTTAGAGTGCGTCCGCACTGCGGACAGCGTAAAATCATTTTTAAATGTAACAACAGATAAGGTATATGAAAACAAGGAGTGGGAGTACGGCTACAGGGAAAATGATCCCTTAGACGGCTATGACCCATACTCTAACAGCAAGTCCTGTTCAGAGCTTATTACTCACAGCTACCAGAAATCCTTTTTTGCAGACGGCGGCTGCGCCATCTCCACTTCCAGGGCGGGAAATGTAATCGGCGGCGGAGATTTTGCCAATGACAGAATTATTCCGGACTGTATTAGAGCGGCCTCCCGGGGCAAAGATATTATTGTGAGAAATCCGTTTTCCACCAGACCTTACCAGCATGTGCTGGAGCCTTTAGCCATGTATTTAACAATAGCTATGAAGCAGTATGAGGACAAAGCTTATGAGGGCTATTACAATGTAGGCCCTGACGACAGGGACTGTATTACTACAGGGCAGCTGGTGGATCTTTTCTGCAGTCAGTGGGGGGAGAACGCTAAGTGGATCAACCAGTATGACGGAGGGCCCCACGAGGCGAATTTCCTGAAGCTGGATTGCTCCAAGGTGAAAAAGGTGTTTGGCTGGCAGCCTAGATACCATGTAAAAGAGGCTGTGGAAAAAACAGTTCAGTGGTCTAAATCATGGCTGGCAGGGGAAGATATGCTGGCGGTGACAGACAGACAAATCAGAGAATTTTTCTCATAG
- the rfbF gene encoding glucose-1-phosphate cytidylyltransferase — MKVVILAGGLGTRISEESHLKPKPMIEIGEKPILWHIMKYYSQFGFHDFVICLGYKQYVVKEFFADYFLHTSDVTFDLANNQMEVHNNYAEPWKVTLVDTGLLTMTGGRVKRIQPFIGDQPFMLTYGDGVCNVDLKKLLDFHKSHGKIATITTVNLSQLKGVLEIGDNNTITSFREKEEGDGSLINGGFMVLQPEIFHYLKDDSTVFEQEPMKRLAEEGQLKSFYHDGFWQCMDTQREMKKLEELWQSGKAPWKIWDK, encoded by the coding sequence ATGAAAGTAGTAATACTGGCAGGAGGCCTGGGAACTAGAATCAGCGAGGAAAGCCATTTAAAACCAAAGCCTATGATTGAGATAGGGGAGAAACCGATTCTCTGGCATATTATGAAATATTACTCCCAATTTGGGTTCCATGACTTTGTCATTTGTCTGGGATACAAACAGTACGTAGTAAAAGAATTTTTTGCAGATTACTTCCTTCACACCTCAGATGTAACCTTTGATTTAGCCAATAATCAGATGGAGGTGCACAATAATTATGCGGAGCCGTGGAAAGTAACTTTGGTGGATACAGGGCTGCTTACTATGACTGGAGGAAGAGTAAAAAGGATTCAGCCCTTTATTGGAGACCAGCCGTTTATGCTTACTTACGGGGACGGGGTTTGCAATGTAGATTTAAAGAAGCTGTTGGACTTCCACAAAAGCCACGGGAAAATAGCTACAATTACAACTGTTAATTTAAGCCAGCTAAAGGGAGTGCTGGAAATCGGAGACAATAATACGATTACTTCTTTCCGGGAAAAGGAAGAGGGAGACGGAAGCCTGATTAACGGCGGCTTTATGGTGCTTCAGCCTGAAATCTTTCATTATTTAAAGGACGATAGCACTGTTTTTGAGCAGGAGCCAATGAAACGTCTGGCAGAAGAGGGGCAGTTAAAGTCCTTTTACCACGACGGCTTCTGGCAGTGTATGGACACTCAGAGAGAAATGAAAAAGCTGGAGGAACTGTGGCAGTCTGGAAAGGCGCCGTGGAAAATCTGGGATAAGTAG
- a CDS encoding glycosyltransferase family 2 protein, translated as MTKHTFAICAYGDSPYLEACMKSLVSQSVKTNIILCTSTPSQYIEKLAAQYKIPVYVRQGESDIQDDWNFAYDKADSPLVTIAHQDDMYGKDYVKTLLKYYGKYPDMTLFTTDYVTVKERDLKGKKLVEWVKVILRLPLRNPKWNHFTWVKKAALMFGNSICCPACTYQKKILGDHLFQSEFRYTLDWDTLLSLAERRGRFICVERPLIYYRVHSGATTKKWIQNNKRSEEELAMFAKFWPKPAVQALEYFYKKAYGAYE; from the coding sequence ATGACAAAACACACATTTGCTATCTGTGCTTATGGAGATTCCCCTTATTTAGAGGCTTGTATGAAATCCCTGGTAAGCCAGAGTGTAAAAACCAATATTATTTTATGTACGTCAACCCCCAGCCAGTATATTGAAAAGCTGGCTGCTCAATATAAAATCCCGGTTTATGTGCGCCAGGGAGAAAGCGATATTCAGGATGATTGGAATTTTGCATATGATAAGGCGGACAGCCCTTTGGTGACAATCGCTCATCAGGACGATATGTACGGGAAAGATTATGTAAAAACTCTTTTAAAATACTACGGCAAATATCCGGACATGACCTTGTTTACTACAGACTATGTGACTGTAAAGGAAAGGGATTTAAAAGGGAAAAAGCTGGTGGAGTGGGTGAAGGTAATTCTCAGGCTGCCATTAAGGAATCCTAAGTGGAATCATTTCACCTGGGTAAAAAAAGCGGCTCTTATGTTTGGAAATTCTATATGCTGCCCTGCCTGCACTTACCAGAAAAAGATTTTAGGGGACCATTTATTTCAGTCTGAATTCCGCTATACCTTAGATTGGGATACTCTGCTTTCCCTGGCTGAAAGAAGGGGACGTTTTATATGTGTAGAGCGGCCTTTGATTTATTACCGGGTTCACAGCGGAGCCACCACTAAAAAGTGGATACAGAATAATAAAAGAAGTGAAGAGGAGCTGGCTATGTTTGCTAAGTTCTGGCCAAAGCCGGCAGTGCAGGCACTGGAATATTTTTACAAGAAAGCGTATGGAGCTTATGAATAA
- a CDS encoding D-sedoheptulose-7-phosphate isomerase: MKERQILNELTERYPVLKQVEEDIWNLYQLAADCYEQGGKLLIAGNGGSCADSEHIVGELMKGFLKKRRVSPEFEARLKEADPEKADELAAKLQGCLPAISLVGHPALTSAYLNDVDGDLAVAQQTYGYGKEGDVFLGISTSGNAKNISYAVAVAKAKGMKIAALTGKDGGLLGKAADVAVIVPEPETYKIQELHLPIYHAFCLMLEEHFFAL, from the coding sequence ATGAAGGAAAGGCAGATTTTAAATGAACTGACAGAAAGATATCCTGTGTTAAAGCAGGTGGAGGAGGATATTTGGAATTTATATCAGCTGGCGGCAGACTGCTATGAGCAGGGTGGGAAGCTGCTGATTGCAGGAAACGGCGGCAGCTGCGCAGACTCGGAGCATATTGTAGGGGAGCTGATGAAAGGTTTTTTAAAGAAAAGAAGAGTTTCACCGGAGTTTGAGGCCAGGCTGAAAGAAGCAGATCCTGAAAAGGCAGATGAGTTAGCGGCAAAGCTTCAGGGATGTCTGCCTGCGATTTCTTTAGTGGGACACCCGGCTTTAACGTCGGCGTATTTAAATGATGTGGACGGAGATTTGGCGGTGGCCCAGCAGACATATGGATACGGAAAAGAGGGGGATGTATTTTTAGGGATTTCCACCTCGGGAAACGCTAAAAATATTTCTTATGCTGTGGCTGTAGCCAAGGCCAAGGGGATGAAAATTGCAGCTCTTACAGGAAAGGACGGAGGTCTTTTAGGAAAGGCTGCAGACGTTGCGGTAATAGTTCCTGAGCCGGAGACTTATAAAATCCAGGAGCTTCATCTTCCTATTTACCACGCCTTTTGCCTTATGTTGGAGGAGCATTTTTTTGCTTTGTAG
- a CDS encoding D-glycero-alpha-D-manno-heptose-1,7-bisphosphate 7-phosphatase — protein MDKVVFLDRDGTLNKEVNYLYKPEDMELFSDVPESIKRLNQAGYKVVVITNQAGVARGYYTEEDVNRLHQYMNQVLSLSGAHIDKFYYCPHHPHHGIGKYKTECSCRKPGTGMFQMAEQEFSIDKKASYMIGDKLIDVEAGNKYGVPGILIGTGYGKEFHSQVKAGKAEKIYCFYASTMKEAVDFILSQESAPMI, from the coding sequence ATGGATAAAGTAGTATTTTTAGACAGGGACGGCACCTTAAATAAAGAAGTTAATTACCTTTATAAGCCGGAGGACATGGAGCTTTTTTCAGATGTGCCGGAATCAATAAAAAGGCTGAACCAGGCAGGATATAAGGTGGTAGTAATCACCAACCAGGCAGGAGTGGCCAGAGGTTATTATACGGAGGAGGACGTAAATCGTCTTCACCAGTATATGAACCAGGTTTTAAGCCTTTCCGGGGCGCATATTGACAAGTTTTATTACTGTCCTCATCACCCTCACCACGGAATTGGAAAATATAAAACAGAGTGCAGCTGCCGCAAGCCGGGAACCGGCATGTTTCAAATGGCGGAGCAGGAGTTTTCTATAGACAAAAAAGCTTCCTATATGATAGGGGACAAGCTGATCGACGTGGAGGCGGGAAACAAATATGGAGTGCCGGGTATCCTTATAGGCACCGGCTATGGAAAAGAGTTTCACAGCCAGGTGAAGGCAGGAAAGGCAGAAAAAATATATTGCTTTTATGCATCTACTATGAAGGAGGCTGTGGATTTTATTTTATCACAGGAAAGCGCTCCTATGATATAA
- a CDS encoding nucleotidyltransferase family protein — MQAILLAGGLGTRLRSVVSDRPKPMALIEDKPFMEYVIKELSENGIQDIIFAVGYKGSMVEEYFGDGKDFGICVSYAYEETLLGTAGAIKNAGRFVTEEQVFVLNADTFYRLDYSRLKKIAEEKSLDMALVLRQVPDISRYGKAVLTDHMLTGFNEKSEIKEPGTINGGVYLMKTKLLEEIPEGQVSLENQMIPKWLKEEKRLGGFVNEGYFIDIGVPEDYFKFIQDVKSGVITWRGDQS, encoded by the coding sequence ATGCAGGCAATATTACTGGCAGGCGGGCTGGGAACGCGGCTGAGAAGCGTAGTAAGCGACAGGCCTAAGCCTATGGCGCTTATAGAAGATAAACCTTTTATGGAGTATGTAATTAAAGAGCTTTCTGAAAACGGAATTCAGGATATTATTTTTGCCGTAGGCTATAAAGGGTCTATGGTGGAGGAATATTTTGGGGACGGAAAGGACTTTGGAATTTGCGTATCCTACGCTTATGAGGAAACTCTTTTAGGCACTGCAGGAGCCATTAAAAATGCAGGGCGGTTTGTGACCGAGGAGCAGGTTTTCGTTTTAAATGCCGATACCTTTTACCGTTTAGATTACAGCCGCTTAAAGAAAATTGCAGAAGAAAAAAGTTTGGATATGGCTTTAGTTTTACGGCAGGTTCCTGACATTTCCAGATATGGAAAGGCAGTTCTTACAGATCATATGCTTACAGGGTTTAATGAAAAGTCAGAGATAAAAGAGCCGGGCACAATTAACGGCGGAGTTTATTTAATGAAAACAAAGCTTTTAGAAGAGATTCCAGAAGGGCAGGTGTCCTTAGAAAACCAGATGATTCCTAAATGGCTGAAGGAAGAGAAGCGCTTAGGAGGCTTTGTGAATGAAGGATATTTTATTGACATCGGCGTTCCGGAGGATTATTTTAAATTTATTCAGGATGTGAAATCAGGCGTGATTACGTGGCGGGGAGATCAAAGCTGA